One stretch of Nitrospirota bacterium DNA includes these proteins:
- a CDS encoding threonine synthase gives MAGWKGVILEYWDYLPIKDRSAVVTMQEGNTPLVRSQFIEKRFPKSVEIYFKYEGANPTGSFKDRGMTVAISKAREEGAKAVICASTGNTSAAAAAYAGRCGMKAYVLVPEGNIAMGKLAQAMIYGAEVLQVQGTFDDALIAVKQIAEKFPVTIVNSINPYRLLGQKTAAFEIVEALGKAPTFHALPVGNAANIVAYFRGYKEYRDLGKCVAAPRMLGFQAEGAAPIVKGHVIPNPKSVASAIRIGNPASWKAAEQTRDESKGTIDSVTDEEILSAYKLLAEKEGVFCEPASAASIAGILKLSSQNWFHPNDSIVCTLTGNGLKDPDNAIAQARKPKSVPAKFDAVAEAMGF, from the coding sequence GTGGCTGGGTGGAAGGGCGTCATTCTGGAATACTGGGACTACCTCCCCATCAAGGACCGATCGGCCGTGGTCACGATGCAGGAGGGAAACACCCCGCTCGTCCGATCACAGTTCATCGAAAAGCGATTTCCCAAGAGCGTCGAGATCTATTTCAAGTACGAAGGGGCGAACCCGACGGGATCGTTCAAGGACCGCGGAATGACCGTGGCGATTTCGAAGGCCAGGGAAGAAGGAGCCAAGGCGGTGATCTGCGCATCCACCGGGAACACCTCGGCGGCGGCGGCCGCCTACGCGGGCCGCTGCGGAATGAAAGCCTATGTGCTGGTTCCTGAAGGCAACATTGCGATGGGGAAACTGGCGCAGGCGATGATCTACGGGGCGGAGGTGCTGCAGGTTCAGGGAACGTTTGACGACGCTCTCATCGCGGTGAAGCAGATCGCCGAGAAGTTTCCCGTCACCATTGTAAACTCGATCAATCCCTACCGGTTGCTCGGGCAAAAGACGGCCGCCTTTGAAATCGTCGAGGCCCTCGGCAAAGCGCCCACCTTTCATGCGCTCCCCGTCGGCAATGCAGCCAACATTGTGGCGTACTTCAGGGGATACAAGGAGTACCGCGATCTCGGGAAGTGCGTCGCGGCGCCCCGCATGTTGGGCTTCCAGGCGGAGGGAGCGGCACCGATCGTCAAGGGGCACGTCATTCCGAACCCGAAAAGTGTTGCTTCCGCCATCCGGATCGGAAATCCGGCGAGTTGGAAAGCGGCGGAGCAAACCCGGGATGAAAGCAAGGGAACCATTGATTCCGTGACCGATGAGGAGATTTTGTCGGCCTACAAATTGCTGGCGGAGAAGGAAGGCGTTTTTTGCGAACCGGCCAGCGCCGCGTCCATCGCCGGCATCCTGAAACTCTCAAGCCAGAATTGGTTCCACCCGAACGATTCGATCGTCTGCACGCTCACCGGAAACGGCCTGAAGGATCCGGACAACGCGATCGCCCAGGCGCGAAAGCCGAAATCCGTCCCCGCGAAATTCGACGCCGTCGCCGAGGCGATGGGATTTTAG
- a CDS encoding macro domain-containing protein yields MEIEIRQGSILEAGTEAIVNAANSIGVMGGGVAGVIRKAAGEAVEREAIKKGPTPVGKAVVTTAGQLAFKGIIHAPTMERPAMLIPASNVGRATSAALHAAEHAKFASLALPGLGTGVGGVSVADAAGEMVKAIADFKSKHLKKVVLMDISGDMVQAWREAQKPPAQGPDSDSSHRPRSTAERAA; encoded by the coding sequence ATTGAGATCGAAATTCGCCAGGGAAGTATTCTCGAGGCGGGGACGGAAGCCATCGTCAACGCCGCAAACAGCATTGGCGTCATGGGCGGCGGCGTCGCCGGCGTCATCCGAAAGGCAGCCGGCGAGGCAGTCGAGCGTGAAGCCATTAAGAAAGGGCCGACCCCGGTGGGCAAGGCGGTCGTAACAACCGCCGGACAGCTCGCCTTCAAGGGCATCATCCACGCGCCCACGATGGAACGTCCCGCCATGCTGATCCCCGCCTCCAACGTGGGGAGAGCGACGAGCGCCGCACTTCACGCCGCCGAACACGCAAAGTTTGCCTCATTGGCCCTCCCCGGTCTCGGCACCGGCGTTGGCGGCGTTTCCGTGGCCGACGCCGCAGGAGAAATGGTGAAGGCCATTGCCGATTTCAAGAGCAAACACCTGAAGAAAGTCGTCCTTATGGATATCAGTGGAGACATGGTTCAGGCTTGGCGCGAGGCCCAGAAGCCCCCGGCGCAGGGACCGGATAGCGACTCGTCCCACCGTCCTCGAAGCACCGCAGAGAGGGCAGCCTGA